In bacterium, one genomic interval encodes:
- a CDS encoding NADH-quinone oxidoreductase subunit D yields MQHTEHLPTLDAAVEAHEPEFQQKEMLLNIGPAHPAMHGIIRIVAKLEGELVVGSEVEIGYLHRAFEKSCEESTWNQAIIYTDRLNYVSSPINNVGYCMAVEKLLGIEVPPRGQYIRTLMCEIARVSDHLTCVGASAMELGGFTVFLYMIKGREYLWELIEEYCGARVTTMAARVGGMPHDLPEGWLDKCLWVVKEIREILRECDILLTNNRIFVERMENVGVMSAERAIAWGWTGPCLRGSGVAYDVRKDFPYLVYDQLDWEVPVGRKGDNLDRYLVRMEEMEQSCRIIEQCVAKIPGGPISCDNKKVVLPDKKDTYGNIEGLMNHFKLIMYGHGIRVPEGEVYFPVEGGNGELGFYIVSHPDEHSKDGCNDRAWRVRCRPPCFPMVACLPEMINNYMIADIVPTFGSVNMIGGELDR; encoded by the coding sequence ATGCAGCATACCGAGCACCTACCGACTCTTGACGCGGCCGTAGAGGCCCACGAGCCCGAGTTCCAGCAGAAGGAAATGCTGCTGAACATCGGTCCCGCGCATCCGGCGATGCACGGGATTATCCGCATCGTGGCCAAGCTGGAAGGCGAGCTGGTGGTCGGGTCGGAAGTGGAGATCGGCTATCTGCACCGCGCGTTTGAGAAGAGTTGCGAAGAGAGCACGTGGAATCAGGCGATCATCTATACGGATCGTTTGAACTACGTCTCCTCGCCGATCAACAACGTCGGCTACTGCATGGCCGTTGAGAAGCTGCTCGGCATCGAAGTCCCGCCGCGGGGACAGTACATACGCACGCTCATGTGCGAGATCGCGCGAGTCAGCGATCATCTGACCTGTGTGGGCGCCTCGGCTATGGAGCTGGGCGGCTTCACGGTGTTCCTCTACATGATCAAGGGCCGTGAGTATTTGTGGGAGTTGATCGAAGAGTATTGCGGCGCGCGCGTCACGACGATGGCAGCGCGGGTCGGCGGCATGCCGCACGATCTGCCCGAGGGTTGGCTGGACAAGTGCCTGTGGGTGGTCAAGGAGATTCGCGAGATTCTGCGCGAGTGCGACATCCTGCTGACGAATAACCGGATCTTTGTTGAGCGCATGGAAAACGTCGGCGTGATGAGCGCTGAACGCGCGATTGCCTGGGGCTGGACCGGCCCGTGTCTGCGCGGGAGCGGCGTGGCTTACGATGTGCGCAAGGATTTTCCGTATCTGGTCTATGATCAGCTTGATTGGGAAGTGCCGGTCGGTCGCAAGGGTGACAATTTGGATCGTTACCTTGTGCGCATGGAAGAGATGGAGCAAAGCTGCCGGATTATCGAGCAATGTGTCGCAAAGATACCCGGTGGGCCGATTAGCTGTGACAACAAGAAAGTGGTCCTGCCCGACAAGAAGGACACATACGGGAATATCGAAGGCCTCATGAATCACTTCAAATTGATCATGTACGGCCACGGCATCCGCGTTCCCGAAGGCGAAGTCTATTTCCCGGTCGAGGGCGGCAACGGCGAACTTGGGTTCTATATTGTTAGTCATCCCGACGAGCATTCGAAGGACGGCTGCAACGACCGCGCGTGGCGCGTTCGCTGCCGACCGCCGTGCTTCCCGATGGTCGCTTGCCTGCCGGAGATGATCAACAACTACATGATCGCCGACATCGTTCCCACGTTTGGTTCCGTGAATATGATCGGCGGCGAGTTGGATCGCTAA
- a CDS encoding T9SS type A sorting domain-containing protein: MKKLVKRVPTLFLLGGLVCLLALAGGALALNPNEEEINDPNRGSVALDECGDCTWDYTGLRWLGSGGQGGRGTIHWPGGQTGNNYGQMCFTTDCEMSPNPSYAWCVDLYHPAQSAPYGVDVYPGVISGDSCHATQLQALAYLFAWHTPASIFEDDAYQVAIWKLTSFLDGGPNQGLPHFCYDAGRGYPNFADTPVYPYVNTVYCTNAPRNDQANSWALEAIGKNVVLPGDVWGDACYGPAIEGDYATVDIRLCLTRGDYAWSLNNTDLENIKVELAIQIGDGPVENGVFYTDEDGCIHLSVTQLIAERAPVTVSLCSRTAWPYAVIGCNESDRLNKQWLVIEGETDTLCQRWVFPGDKWLSVELAGFDAYTTADGVDLQWTTASESNADHWEIERCVNGTSTFEKLAELEAQNSASGATYRYADRYGVAGTTYDYRLIDVDASGVRTAHSTVSARFGETPAAVLEYNLADAYPNPFNPSTTISFTVPEVSEVTLRIFDVSGREVASLLNGPVNAGEHVVEWNAEGLPSGTYFYSLTAPNYTATKKLLLLK, encoded by the coding sequence ATGAAGAAACTTGTGAAGCGTGTACCGACACTCTTCTTGTTGGGCGGGTTGGTTTGCCTGCTGGCCCTTGCCGGTGGTGCATTGGCCCTCAACCCCAATGAAGAAGAGATTAATGATCCGAATCGCGGCAGCGTGGCACTGGACGAGTGCGGCGATTGCACCTGGGACTACACGGGGCTGCGTTGGCTCGGCAGTGGCGGTCAAGGCGGTCGTGGCACCATCCATTGGCCCGGCGGCCAGACCGGCAACAACTACGGCCAAATGTGTTTCACGACCGATTGCGAAATGTCCCCGAATCCGTCGTACGCATGGTGCGTTGACCTGTACCATCCGGCCCAGTCCGCTCCGTATGGCGTAGACGTTTATCCCGGCGTAATTAGCGGTGACAGTTGCCATGCGACGCAATTGCAGGCTCTGGCTTATCTGTTCGCCTGGCATACGCCGGCTTCGATCTTTGAAGATGACGCCTATCAGGTTGCGATCTGGAAGCTGACCAGCTTCCTTGACGGCGGCCCGAACCAAGGCTTGCCGCATTTCTGCTACGACGCTGGTCGCGGCTATCCGAATTTTGCCGACACTCCGGTCTACCCGTATGTCAATACGGTCTACTGCACCAATGCGCCGCGCAACGATCAGGCGAACAGCTGGGCTTTGGAGGCCATTGGCAAGAACGTCGTTCTCCCCGGCGACGTGTGGGGCGACGCCTGCTACGGCCCGGCCATTGAAGGCGACTATGCCACCGTGGATATCCGTCTCTGCCTGACGCGCGGCGATTATGCGTGGTCGCTGAACAACACGGACCTCGAGAATATCAAGGTCGAATTGGCGATTCAGATTGGCGATGGCCCGGTTGAAAACGGTGTGTTCTATACGGATGAAGACGGCTGCATTCACCTGAGCGTGACGCAGTTGATCGCGGAGCGCGCTCCGGTCACGGTTTCGCTGTGCTCGCGCACCGCTTGGCCGTACGCCGTTATTGGCTGCAACGAGTCTGATCGCCTCAACAAGCAATGGCTTGTGATCGAAGGCGAGACCGATACGCTGTGCCAGCGTTGGGTGTTTCCGGGCGACAAGTGGTTGTCGGTGGAACTGGCAGGCTTCGACGCATACACGACCGCGGATGGCGTGGACTTGCAATGGACGACGGCCTCCGAGTCCAATGCCGATCATTGGGAAATTGAGCGTTGTGTGAACGGCACCAGCACGTTTGAGAAGCTGGCCGAGTTGGAAGCGCAGAACAGCGCGTCTGGCGCGACGTATCGTTACGCTGACCGCTATGGCGTGGCCGGCACGACGTACGACTATCGCCTGATTGACGTTGATGCCAGCGGCGTCCGCACGGCGCACTCGACGGTTTCGGCCCGCTTCGGCGAAACCCCGGCTGCAGTGCTCGAATACAATCTGGCTGACGCCTATCCGAATCCGTTCAACCCGAGCACGACGATCTCCTTCACGGTGCCCGAAGTTAGCGAAGTGACCTTGCGTATCTTTGACGTCTCGGGCCGCGAAGTCGCCTCGTTGCTGAATGGTCCTGTGAACGCGGGCGAGCATGTTGTGGAATGGAATGCCGAAGGCCTGCCCTCGGGAACCTACTTCTACAGCTTGACGGCCCCGAACTACACGGCGACCAAGAAGCTCTTGCTGTTAAAGTAA
- a CDS encoding DUF3857 domain-containing protein — protein MLRLILLQLLLAAVAAAQETPLRGPDIPFDQANAVVRYDCTSVVVNRDGSGETLRRYRVALLTDRAVRQYAQDETMYNLGYDTVEVVAARVYLPDGRTITVDSSAIKDVPLPAFGKFYLNNVREKIITFPALEKGAEVEVVYKEITREPPMDGHFNLSEYFEHTDPLQQKVVEITLPDSMTVNWKVRGGDGVSHVKAHREGRDYHVWTIKDVPQIVPEPGMPPFPETARQLLVTTIPDWETWSRWYTDLAEPEMVADSAIRAEVIALTKGKSREDAIRAIFQFVSNSIRYVDTALTGRKAGYKPESAAVTYRNKYGVCRDKAALMVTMLREAGIDADIALMNPSWKIDGDIAVDQFNHAIVSVPDGKGRRYIDPTVEKTTEYLAANEQDRAVLTCTAQGNPLAWTPVEDPSNNLYRVAATSKVDDHGLLTSTILIEPRGFPDLVLRSHLQSISPQEREILFTGFVQGLAPTARLDGLSISDLLDLDLPLRIELRVSATDYAIQAGKFWMLNSVAQGRKLDFLSSYLLSGSELTDRRYPLRLESTFAVQMTETVEFPKEYIVRSLPDPVEINESEFRLSRTSSSKGQSVTLKQSLEVGALDIPLSRYPHLLAMVNRLDLLERGKIVLTTRS, from the coding sequence ATGCTTCGACTCATACTTCTGCAACTTCTGCTTGCGGCCGTAGCCGCCGCACAAGAAACTCCCCTTCGCGGCCCGGACATTCCGTTTGATCAGGCGAACGCCGTTGTGCGCTACGACTGCACGAGCGTGGTGGTCAACCGGGACGGCTCGGGCGAGACCCTGCGGCGCTACCGTGTTGCCTTGCTGACGGACCGCGCGGTGCGGCAATATGCCCAGGATGAGACGATGTACAATCTCGGCTATGACACCGTGGAAGTCGTGGCCGCCCGTGTATACTTGCCGGACGGCCGGACGATCACGGTGGATTCATCGGCGATCAAAGACGTGCCGTTGCCCGCTTTTGGCAAGTTTTACCTGAACAATGTTCGCGAGAAGATCATCACCTTTCCGGCGCTTGAAAAGGGGGCTGAGGTGGAAGTCGTCTACAAAGAGATCACGCGCGAGCCGCCAATGGACGGGCATTTCAATCTTTCGGAGTATTTTGAGCATACCGACCCGCTCCAGCAGAAAGTTGTCGAAATTACGCTGCCAGACAGCATGACCGTGAACTGGAAGGTGCGCGGCGGAGACGGTGTTAGCCATGTTAAGGCCCACCGCGAAGGCCGTGACTACCATGTGTGGACGATCAAGGACGTACCGCAAATTGTTCCCGAACCGGGCATGCCGCCGTTTCCGGAGACAGCTCGGCAGTTATTGGTTACGACGATTCCCGATTGGGAAACGTGGTCGCGCTGGTACACGGACTTGGCCGAACCGGAAATGGTCGCCGATTCCGCGATCCGTGCGGAAGTCATTGCGCTGACAAAAGGGAAGAGCCGGGAAGACGCAATCCGGGCGATTTTTCAATTCGTATCGAACAGTATCCGCTACGTTGACACCGCGTTAACTGGTCGCAAGGCCGGCTACAAGCCGGAGTCGGCGGCGGTTACCTATCGGAACAAATACGGCGTTTGTCGCGATAAGGCGGCGCTCATGGTAACGATGCTGCGCGAGGCGGGTATAGACGCAGACATTGCGTTGATGAACCCGTCGTGGAAAATTGACGGTGACATCGCCGTGGATCAGTTCAATCACGCGATCGTGTCGGTGCCTGATGGCAAGGGCCGACGCTATATTGATCCGACAGTAGAGAAGACTACGGAGTACCTCGCCGCCAACGAACAAGACCGTGCTGTCCTGACCTGCACGGCGCAAGGCAATCCACTGGCCTGGACGCCGGTGGAAGATCCGAGCAACAATCTCTATCGTGTGGCCGCCACCAGCAAAGTGGACGATCACGGACTGCTGACCTCGACGATCCTGATTGAACCGCGCGGCTTCCCGGACCTCGTATTGCGTTCACATTTGCAGTCCATCTCGCCGCAAGAACGCGAAATCCTCTTCACCGGCTTCGTTCAGGGCTTGGCACCGACGGCGCGATTAGACGGCCTGTCCATCAGCGATCTGCTGGATCTCGATCTGCCCTTGCGGATCGAGCTGCGGGTAAGCGCAACAGATTACGCAATTCAGGCCGGCAAATTCTGGATGTTGAACTCGGTGGCGCAAGGCCGCAAACTGGATTTCCTATCCAGTTATCTCCTGTCGGGTTCTGAGTTGACCGACCGCCGTTATCCCTTGCGTCTCGAATCCACGTTTGCCGTGCAGATGACCGAGACAGTCGAGTTTCCGAAAGAATACATTGTACGCAGTCTACCGGATCCGGTGGAGATCAACGAATCGGAGTTTCGTTTGTCGCGCACATCCAGCTCCAAGGGTCAGTCTGTCACGCTCAAACAGTCCCTTGAAGTGGGTGCGTTGGATATTCCCTTGTCGCGATATCCCCACCTGTTGGCGATGGTCAACCGCCTCGACCTGTTGGAGCGTGGCAAAATTGTGCTGACAACGCGATCTTAG
- the nuoF gene encoding NADH-quinone oxidoreductase subunit NuoF, which produces MIGNGSVRVISKNFAVANMASLDVALKNGAYDQFKRALKMKPEEVTQIVKDSGLRGHGGAGFSTGTKWGFIPKDKFPRYVTVNGDESEPGTCKDRLILERDPHLLLEGALICAYAVQAERVYVYIRGEYFYPTMVTAKAVQEAYAKGFAGKNILNSGWSCSIHMHNGAGAYICGEETGLLESMEGKKGWPRLKPPFYPAAIGLWGQPTIVNNVETLAFVPRVLEMGAEKFAALGSPKNGGTALYSLSGHVNKPGVYELPMGTLLSDLVYKYGGGIPNGRKLKAVIPGGSSSHILTAEECENLPLDFESVAARGSMLGSAAVMVIDDTVSIPKLMHWMVRFYAHESCGQCTPCREGCDWLLRLSKKFLDGSARKRDIDDMWEVANNIDGKTICALGAAVAWPTKSYLEKYRHEFEAVCKS; this is translated from the coding sequence ATGATCGGCAACGGCTCTGTGCGGGTGATATCCAAGAATTTTGCCGTGGCCAACATGGCCTCGTTGGACGTGGCCCTGAAGAACGGCGCGTATGATCAGTTCAAGCGCGCGCTGAAGATGAAGCCCGAAGAGGTGACGCAGATCGTGAAGGATTCGGGTCTGCGCGGTCACGGCGGCGCAGGCTTTTCGACGGGCACGAAGTGGGGCTTCATCCCCAAGGACAAGTTCCCTCGCTATGTCACGGTGAATGGCGACGAGTCCGAACCGGGAACGTGCAAAGACCGTTTGATTCTCGAACGCGATCCGCACCTGTTGCTCGAAGGTGCGCTGATCTGCGCGTATGCGGTGCAGGCTGAACGCGTTTACGTCTATATTCGTGGCGAGTACTTTTATCCGACGATGGTGACCGCCAAGGCCGTGCAGGAAGCGTATGCAAAAGGCTTCGCGGGCAAGAACATACTGAATAGCGGCTGGTCGTGCTCAATTCACATGCATAATGGCGCCGGCGCGTACATTTGTGGTGAAGAGACCGGTCTGCTTGAGTCCATGGAAGGGAAGAAGGGCTGGCCGCGCTTGAAGCCGCCGTTCTATCCCGCGGCTATTGGTCTGTGGGGTCAGCCGACGATTGTGAATAACGTCGAGACGCTCGCCTTCGTGCCGCGTGTCTTGGAGATGGGCGCGGAGAAATTCGCCGCGTTGGGCTCGCCTAAGAATGGTGGCACGGCGCTCTATTCACTGTCAGGTCACGTCAACAAGCCGGGCGTCTATGAATTGCCGATGGGCACGCTTCTGAGTGACTTGGTTTACAAGTATGGCGGCGGCATTCCCAACGGTCGCAAGCTTAAGGCTGTAATCCCCGGCGGGTCGTCGTCGCACATTCTGACCGCAGAAGAGTGTGAAAATCTCCCGCTGGATTTCGAATCGGTCGCTGCTCGCGGTTCGATGCTCGGCAGCGCGGCCGTGATGGTGATTGATGACACCGTGTCAATTCCCAAGCTCATGCATTGGATGGTGCGGTTTTACGCGCACGAAAGCTGTGGTCAGTGCACGCCGTGCCGCGAAGGTTGCGACTGGCTGTTGCGCCTGTCGAAGAAGTTCCTTGATGGCAGCGCCCGCAAGCGCGACATTGACGACATGTGGGAAGTTGCCAATAATATTGACGGCAAAACGATCTGTGCGCTTGGCGCGGCTGTCGCCTGGCCCACGAAGAGTTATCTGGAAAAGTACCGCCACGAGTTTGAAGCGGTTTGCAAGAGTTAA
- a CDS encoding DUF3857 domain-containing protein: protein MSKRYVVFVILLLASSRAFSVSVPDWLEAMASTAAGSGDFPNASVLVLRDYRQLNVDSGGAATSYVEQCLKLLDDRAKDEQGDRSIRFDSERDTVIFDAVYTRQADGRWIEPEKDAFTVTSAPEVQWASAYSQLKQQNVSFPGLAAGAVIYWKYRVVPKSGRTPWADDYQSGIVTFGGFEPVADQRFEIVADTTYPLRYEMQNSPVTPTQAVDGVRRTLTWSFQNLRQLTPEPDMVGISHLVPRLIFTTFEDWSELGLYVGERFWRAVEHASYAQTQYALISTPGTLSGHPLARNIAFWVQQNIRTVPLGLGAVGYEPNDADDVWANRYGDVRDKLVLLSALLGAYGINSYPVLLQASNAPFSQLPSLDQFNQMVLAVPVDADTIFLDPLPKFSPPDEITYGRSVGMSCQLILGAPLLEPAGDLVRQERRATVSMSLTLDTVGTLAGQARCDVIADFAASARATFTDQKQQEREIYFQRAASRIGQGCEVIRSEVSDPKQLAQPMRVSMDFSCPDFAVKQGDLLLVDIPVSPFAFASAGFYPSLPTVKYPVDLPMMCTVSQTIIVSYPKGYQVAYLPNRLLVANPFMSIEVVPKQLADRIEWQQSVTYSADMVSVEDYPSLRAAFESLIAPKNRMFVLEKAK, encoded by the coding sequence ATGTCGAAGCGTTACGTCGTTTTCGTTATTTTGCTGCTCGCCTCATCGCGAGCGTTTTCTGTCTCTGTCCCCGATTGGCTTGAAGCCATGGCCTCAACGGCTGCGGGCTCTGGAGACTTTCCGAACGCATCTGTTCTTGTGCTGCGCGACTACCGTCAGCTAAATGTGGACTCGGGCGGCGCGGCCACGTCGTATGTTGAGCAGTGCTTGAAGCTGCTGGACGATCGGGCCAAAGATGAGCAAGGCGACCGTTCGATTCGCTTTGACTCCGAGCGTGATACGGTGATCTTCGATGCCGTGTATACTCGGCAGGCGGACGGCAGATGGATTGAACCGGAAAAAGACGCGTTCACGGTGACGAGTGCGCCCGAAGTGCAGTGGGCTTCGGCATATTCACAGTTGAAACAGCAAAACGTCAGCTTTCCGGGGCTGGCTGCGGGCGCGGTGATCTACTGGAAGTATCGCGTTGTTCCGAAGTCGGGTCGCACGCCCTGGGCCGATGACTATCAGAGCGGTATCGTTACGTTCGGCGGATTCGAGCCAGTTGCCGATCAGCGCTTCGAGATCGTCGCGGACACGACATACCCGCTGCGGTATGAGATGCAGAATTCGCCCGTCACGCCGACGCAAGCTGTGGATGGTGTGCGTCGCACCCTAACATGGTCGTTCCAGAACCTCAGACAGTTGACACCGGAACCGGACATGGTGGGCATCTCGCACTTGGTCCCGCGGCTGATTTTCACGACATTCGAAGACTGGAGCGAGTTGGGGCTATATGTTGGCGAGCGCTTCTGGCGGGCCGTTGAGCACGCCTCCTACGCGCAGACGCAATATGCTTTGATCTCCACTCCCGGTACGCTGTCGGGGCACCCCTTGGCCCGCAACATTGCCTTTTGGGTGCAGCAGAACATCCGGACGGTTCCGTTGGGATTGGGGGCCGTCGGCTACGAACCGAACGACGCCGACGACGTGTGGGCTAACCGTTACGGCGACGTGCGCGACAAACTGGTGCTGCTCTCGGCGTTGTTGGGTGCCTATGGTATCAACTCTTATCCAGTGTTGTTGCAGGCGAGTAACGCGCCGTTCAGCCAATTACCCTCTCTCGATCAGTTCAATCAGATGGTCTTGGCCGTGCCAGTAGATGCGGACACGATTTTCCTGGACCCCTTGCCGAAGTTCTCGCCGCCTGACGAGATTACGTACGGTCGCTCGGTCGGCATGAGCTGTCAACTAATTCTTGGCGCACCTTTACTCGAACCGGCCGGAGATCTCGTGCGGCAAGAGCGCCGCGCAACGGTGAGCATGTCCCTGACGCTGGACACCGTTGGCACATTAGCCGGGCAGGCGCGTTGCGATGTCATTGCCGATTTTGCGGCATCGGCGCGCGCGACGTTTACGGACCAGAAACAGCAGGAGCGTGAAATCTACTTCCAGCGCGCCGCTTCCCGCATTGGGCAAGGCTGCGAAGTTATTCGGTCGGAGGTCTCTGATCCCAAGCAGTTGGCCCAGCCGATGCGGGTGAGCATGGATTTCTCGTGCCCGGACTTTGCGGTCAAGCAAGGTGATCTGCTGCTCGTGGACATTCCTGTCTCGCCGTTCGCGTTCGCCTCCGCCGGCTTCTACCCATCGTTGCCTACCGTTAAGTATCCGGTTGACCTGCCAATGATGTGTACGGTTTCGCAGACCATCATCGTCTCTTATCCCAAGGGATATCAAGTGGCCTACCTGCCGAACCGCCTATTGGTCGCCAATCCGTTCATGTCCATCGAAGTTGTGCCCAAACAGTTGGCCGACCGCATTGAGTGGCAGCAGTCGGTCACGTATAGTGCGGACATGGTCTCGGTCGAAGACTACCCGAGCCTGCGGGCGGCCTTCGAGAGTCTGATTGCCCCCAAGAACCGTATGTTCGTGTTAGAGAAAGCTAAGTAG
- the nuoB gene encoding NADH-quinone oxidoreductase subunit NuoB: MSELIQSPMMDMSRSLSGNVLTTKFDKLLGWARKYSLFQYPFVTACCGMEFMSTACSHYDIDRFGAAFPRFSPRQADVIWVVGTISHKIAPILKTVYEQTADPKWVVSFGACASCGGPYDNYATVQGIDTIIPVDVYIAGCPPRPEAVLDGLLKLQHLIQNQKHEWK; this comes from the coding sequence ATGAGCGAACTGATCCAGAGCCCCATGATGGATATGTCGCGCTCGCTGTCGGGGAATGTCCTGACGACGAAGTTCGACAAACTGCTGGGCTGGGCGCGGAAGTACTCGCTCTTTCAGTATCCGTTTGTGACGGCCTGCTGCGGCATGGAGTTCATGTCCACGGCCTGTTCGCATTACGATATTGACCGCTTCGGCGCGGCCTTCCCGCGCTTCTCGCCGCGGCAGGCGGACGTCATCTGGGTGGTGGGCACGATCAGTCACAAAATTGCCCCGATTCTCAAGACCGTCTATGAGCAGACCGCCGATCCCAAGTGGGTGGTCAGTTTTGGCGCCTGCGCCAGTTGCGGCGGCCCGTATGATAACTACGCGACCGTGCAGGGCATTGACACGATTATTCCGGTGGATGTCTATATCGCCGGCTGCCCGCCGCGCCCCGAAGCCGTCCTCGACGGACTGTTGAAGCTCCAGCACCTGATTCAAAATCAGAAGCACGAGTGGAAGTAG
- a CDS encoding NADH-quinone oxidoreductase subunit C has translation MTLLRDSFGYDMLCDLTAVDYHPRRPRYEVVYHLLNMTNHDRLRVKVQLEDGRLHIASLTPLYPIADWLEREVWDMFGVKFDGHPSLKRILLYEEFEGHPLRKDYPKTKRQPLIGPQN, from the coding sequence ATGACGCTCTTGCGTGACAGTTTTGGCTATGATATGCTGTGCGATCTGACGGCTGTGGACTATCATCCGCGCCGCCCGCGCTACGAGGTGGTGTATCATCTGTTAAACATGACGAACCACGATCGTCTGCGCGTGAAGGTTCAGCTTGAAGATGGGCGTCTGCACATCGCCAGCCTGACGCCGCTCTACCCGATTGCCGACTGGCTTGAGCGCGAGGTGTGGGACATGTTCGGTGTGAAGTTTGACGGGCATCCGTCACTGAAGCGTATTTTGCTTTACGAAGAATTTGAAGGCCATCCGCTGCGCAAGGACTATCCCAAGACGAAGCGCCAGCCGTTGATCGGCCCGCAGAACTAA
- the nuoE gene encoding NADH-quinone oxidoreductase subunit NuoE: MQIPDTLKKKAAEIGFRYPEDKRQSGLIPLLFEVQRELGWITPEAEAWVAETLGVTEVKVREVITFYSMMRAEPSGKYLIQVCQNIACCLTGGEELQHHIEKKLGIHPGETTKDGMFTLKCVECLGGCSWGPMMLVNEDQYFQLSKEKVDKVIDGLRAGEPLVADNPTPLLGNVAGETVA, from the coding sequence ATGCAAATCCCCGATACACTGAAGAAGAAGGCCGCTGAGATCGGCTTTCGCTACCCCGAGGACAAACGTCAATCGGGTCTGATTCCGCTGCTGTTTGAAGTGCAGCGCGAATTGGGCTGGATTACGCCCGAGGCGGAAGCATGGGTTGCGGAAACGCTCGGCGTGACCGAAGTGAAGGTGCGCGAGGTCATCACGTTTTATTCGATGATGCGCGCCGAGCCGAGCGGCAAATACCTGATTCAGGTTTGTCAGAATATCGCATGCTGTCTGACCGGCGGGGAAGAGCTGCAGCACCACATCGAGAAGAAGTTGGGGATCCACCCGGGCGAGACGACCAAAGACGGCATGTTCACGCTGAAGTGCGTGGAATGTCTGGGCGGTTGTTCGTGGGGGCCGATGATGCTCGTAAACGAGGATCAGTATTTCCAATTGAGCAAGGAAAAGGTTGACAAGGTGATTGACGGGCTGCGCGCGGGAGAACCGCTGGTAGCCGACAATCCGACGCCTCTGCTGGGCAACGTAGCCGGAGAGACAGTGGCATGA
- a CDS encoding NADH-quinone oxidoreductase subunit A — translation MPDALHSNNLVVFLILSGAVAAVVGLFVALTVLFGPKRPNETKNAPFESGWISKSDASQPFPIKYYLVAILFVVFDIEVAFLYPWAVSFREIGMIGFISMNVFLAILAVGLYYAVKKRVLEWK, via the coding sequence ATGCCGGACGCCCTTCACTCCAATAATCTTGTCGTCTTTTTGATCCTGTCCGGGGCGGTTGCCGCCGTGGTCGGGCTTTTTGTGGCGCTGACTGTCCTCTTTGGACCGAAGCGCCCGAACGAGACGAAAAATGCACCGTTCGAGTCCGGCTGGATTAGCAAGTCGGACGCATCGCAGCCGTTCCCGATCAAGTACTACCTCGTGGCCATCTTGTTTGTCGTGTTCGACATCGAGGTGGCCTTTTTGTATCCGTGGGCGGTCAGTTTCCGCGAGATCGGGATGATCGGGTTTATTTCGATGAATGTGTTCCTGGCCATTCTTGCGGTCGGGCTTTACTATGCTGTTAAGAAGCGCGTCCTGGAGTGGAAGTAA